The segment cttaaaattaaaatacagggATTACGCGAAGTGGCTCGCAATAAGAAAATAGAGAACCGGCatggaaataaaacatcttcaaTACAAGGGAAACTTTCCGACTGAGctcgtttaattaaataaaaaagttgaagGAGTTGTTCATTTAAAAGTTCAAGTCTTtctataacaaataaaattgcaaacttTATAGAAAAGTCAGATGTGCTTCCCTTAGCAATATCCCACAAGGAAGGGTTTTGGTTCGAATATCTGCGAATTTGTCAGAACCCCGGAACGGGGTCAGTTTGTTAATATTCCGAACAACTCTGAGCAACcaaaaagtgaaatattttggTGTCTCTGAGCGGCTAGAAATAGCTTCGATTTCAATAACTGAGCCACTGAGTGAGCGCCCGACAAGGAGCGGTTCAACCTGGATTGGAATTATTTCTGGAACATATATCTGCAACATTTCAGACTAACTTCCGTCAGAAATATTACtcgtaatttttaatatatttaatttgccCGGCGGTATTTGTCACGGCGAGTTGAGTGCAAAACATTGCCGCACGGCGTGTGAAAAATTTAGTGCAACGCACGCTACGTTGATTCCCAAATCAATATGGTGCCAGCATTActtaaaatcatttaattattttaattttatttaatgtagtGCTAAGCCGAGCAAACCTAAAAACTCAAACTCGTAAAGGAAATCGAGTGCTTATTCAGTGTTACTTGCCGGGAAGGAATCGCTTTCTTTCAAGGATCCACAGCCTCGTAACACATAACGATCAGAATTAGAATGTTTTATACGTTTGGTGCggattgtttattttctcttttattttgtgttttttcagGCACTGTCTTTCCTCGGCAATTGAGAGGAAGAATTTCCGGgatgttttatttgatttttttgacactttAATTCCGCTTTTTTCGTTTTCACTATGATTTTTCGCGCGTTCCCACCAATTTACTCGTTTAATGGATTTATTATCTTTCGTATCAGCACATTAACGCATGATTTTCGCAGTAAGGCGATTCACCTTTACTTATCTATTAGACAGattaaagtaatatttctCGTTAGCCGCAAGTAACCACTCGCTCATTCTTAGACACCCTTGTGaaacacttaaaaatatttcgttccGTGCTAATTTcgtcaatttttcaattgtgaTAAACAAGTAAGTTGAGCATTTAACTGAAAGATAACCGATCATTATCGGTCGCTACTTCAAGCTAACAACTACTAAGCACCTTCGCAGCTGACTTACACACAAAATGGGTAAGATAAGTAAAATTCATATTCATATATATTCAAACTCAAATTgcgaaaaacatatttcagaAGTCTCGTTACGTATCTCTGCAGTATTCGCTCTTATAGGAGTTGGGATATACTCAACTCCTAGTGATAAGGAACCCAACTTAGTGAATGGAGGAATTCAATATGCTAATTTAACAGGTTGCGATTGCGGATGGAGAAATTCTGTaagtagaaaaatataattcaatAACAGATTCATATCAGTGATATTCCGTAGAATCTTCAAATTGTGGGAGGGACGGAAACTGGAATCAACGAGTTCCCAGCAATGGCAGCTTTAATCAGCTTGGAGTCTGGTTTACTCTACTGCGGGGCTCATATCATTTCTGACAGATTCGTTTTAACAGCTGCTCATTGCGTATATGCAAAGGACCCCAAGACTTTAGGTATTTTAGTTGGGGATCACAATATAACTGCAGGTAAGGACTTTCTTGGAAcaagaatgaaattttaagaagaTGCTGAGCCACTGCTTCATTTAGGCGAAGATACCCCATATTCAGCCCTCTACTACGTCTCTGATTACCTAATACATCCATCATACAACACCGCCACATACGTCAACGACATAGCCATTATAAAAACAGattctcaaattattttcagcaattatgTAGGCCCTGTATGCCTGCCCTTCAGATATTACCTTGCAGATTTCGTTGCCCAAACCGGTACCATATTAGGTAGGCAAAacaccaattttgttaaattttcttataagtTATATTTAACGTTACAGGGTGGggacaaattgaattttctggaCCAACATCGGATGTTCTGCTGGAAGCAAACTTACAGATCATTTCAAACGCTCAATGTCAATCAGCACAGACCAGTGAGGTAATTGTGGCCCAGGAAATATGCACTTATGCAGATGGTAGACGTGACAACTTaactgtttaattttaatttaatatttcataaatagGAAAAGATTCCTGCCAATCGGATTCAGGTGGGCCCGTTTTGTGGACTGATATAACTACCAATAGAATGCATTTAATAGGGATTATTTCACATGGAACGGGATGCGCTACGGATTTTCCAGGGATTAATACCAGGGTCACCTCGTTCTTAGATTGGATTGTCTCCAGCACAGGTATGGTAAAAAATTTGccttaaagataaaaaaattgctcattgTTTTCAACAGGTGCTTCTTACTGCTATATGTAAGTGTTTGCCGACTTCTCTAGCGGGAATAGATTCATTAATTgtaatattgtattttttattcattcagAAACAAATTCAGAAAGAACTCTGTATTGCTTATCCAGTAATTAattccgatttttttcaacaatcCGGCAACATCGTGAAGCAGATGATCGACTCCTTGTGCCAGAGCTTGACGTTAGTTCGCAAAAGAGATTCAAAGTGCAGcgttgtcattttaatggttaaatgaaaatgaaattattatgttGGTCGGGGGTGATCTGGTGTACACGAATATGGTCGATTTTGGGAAAGAATTGCCGTAATTTGAGAGAGAAAGGTTTATATGGTCAGCGTGTTACAAGTAACTAAGCTAGCTAGTCATGCCCCGTGGCTATGGTAGCGGTTTGACGTGAcataaaatactgaaaatactTCTTTTATGGCTCTCTTTTAAGTCTCCGATCTCCCAATTCTAAGAAGATTCTGACATTCTTTCCAAATGTTCGTATGCTTAAAAGGACCCGCGATATGCCGTCTCCCCATTTCCATTTTTGGGGCAAACTCTAAACAATTTCCCAAATAATTAGGCAGCTAATAGAAACCCAGTGTAAACTAGTAAAAGCCAAATTTCTACCGTAATATCCAATTTATTGCATGTCGCGCTGCCTGGTTAAAGTCAGGCATAACGCTTTGTGACGTCACATCGCTGCGAGAGTGTTCCGGGCGTTCAGGagaatttggatttttctttCGGTTTTTTCCCATGGAACGATTCGTTTGATTTGCAGTTGCAAAAACTAGTGATGCAAAAgtggtttaattaaattacggTCGCAACGCCCTTTTCGTTGGAGCGCGCTTATGTTATCTTCTGCTACGTTACATTTCAGTAAATTAAAGTGTTCGTTGCAGGCAATTTTAGCCTGCTAGGTCGAAATATTCCTCTAATGTCAGtgggaaaattctgaaaattatacattttaatcTGCTCTCCACTGCATTCATTCAAAGAATTAGAGCAAAAGTGCCGCCCCATTAAGCAAATTGAAGATTTGGCGCATCATTGatgtaaataaacttttaaccCCATCATAGGCAGATTTGGTATTCAGTGTTTCGCCCCTAAATTCCGGACTGGATGTCTTAATAAACAGGCCCTACCATTAATCTCACGTTACTCTTTGCAATTAAACGAAACTTCCAGATTTAATTTCGGTTAACAAATACCGAAACTTAATGCCGTTCGTCTGTTCTCATGTCAGTCGAGTTTAACTGTTGTGGTTTGGGGGGTTGGTGGAGTAATAAAAGCCCCAGAAACAATTTTCACGACGTGAAAGCCAAAGGGTCGACAACTTAACAACGCCGGGGCAGGTTTGGTTGCTTGTTAGGCGCTGAGTAAATACAATTAGTCAGAATAACGAGGTTTCCGGCAATTAAATGTCGGATTTTAAAACGCAGTGTTGCTGGGCTTGCTAATGGGACTTTCTCATGCTTTCCTGCCTAAAGTACCTGATAGATAATCTTTTGCAGTGAAAAGGAGCGCTTAGCATTGAAAACCTGGACTGTAAACGTTTTGGTCAATATTTGCTATAATAGGTATTGTCCCGTTAGAAGCAGGATTTGCGAGAGTTAAATCTATCCCTCCTTTCAATTATCTCGATTATAAAAGCTGCAAAACTTTCAACATAAAAGCAGTTGTTTATTAACTTGTGCTTGGTTTAATTTAAACGACATTTGCTTCTTTTAAGAAGTTTGAATTTAGGAAACTGGAGTTCCAACCCCAAAAGGGAGAGATCAAACGACTAAGAACAAGACCACAGGCGAGACCGAAAGCCAGAAAGGgggaaaaaagatatttaaggacgatttaaaaagaaagagaATCGGCCTGaatgttcaaaaatgattattttcaacttgaaaagtgttgttttcaaattgtgtGTACTTTAGCctaaaggtatttcaattcttcGAAAGGTTTAGTTTAAGAAGTTGAGACGCGAACCCAAAGAGAGAACAATAAGGAGAGCCAGGGAGCGAGAGACAAAGAGAGgagaaaagaaacaaaatcgTCAATACGGAGTCTTCCCATTAAAAAACACTTCGATATTATCACTTTAGcacaaacctttttttcgaGCGACCCTGTATTCTAAGGAACAATTATTTCTAAATGCGTCGATAAAATAGTTCCACCACCCTTCCAAAAATGGGTCAAAAATCAAACTGGATTTCCAATATTCTAGCGTCGCATAAGTTGgttcaccctgtacatatatacagagtgtataCAAAATAACTTTACAGCCTTTGAATCTAATACAGTATTTTCGATAAAACAGCAAAATATTATagagaaaattgtattttttgttttcttgcCTCATATTGGGAGAAAGAAGAAATGGAGTAAAGGTAGAGCGAACATTGTTAGATTGATcgggattaaaaaaaaattttcaaagtttcatttcaaaattatactaacgatttgtaaatttttttactgcactTTGTACCATGGCTCATCAGTTTCTTTTCCCTCCTTTTTGAAAACATCTATGATTTTTATATGACACATGGAGTTGCGTCATTTCCCTAAAGCCCCTCATGATCGCAAAATcggtatttttcaatttttccaaatctttATTTCTATAGATATTGTGACAAAACCAAAACTATTCTGAGAACATCGTGACTGAGATGGTACATTTAACTTACAGGAATGACGATCATGGTGTTCGTTATTCCTGAAAGCAGGTTTACTACCCTGCTAACTCGTTCGCAATTCGAAGGCttaagtttgaaatttgaatttcatttgagTTGCCTGACGACTGCGATATCAGGCACCATATGCGAGGGATGTAATAAATTCCATGAAACTCCCGAAAAGTTTCAGCTCAGTTTCGTTCGAAAAGCCTGGAATATACGAAAGCGCACTTTTATCATCGATATGCATAAAAATGTGTTAGTTAAGGTATCGATTTATCACAATCGAATTTCCGAACGCGTATTCTAGTTAGAATAAATGACGTCTATGaatctgaaattttcattttccccGCTATATATCCTGCCGAATCGAAACGCGATTACCTTGCCGGATGTTGTGTACTTATTTATATAAAGTCTGAGAAATTCTTCTAAAAGTGTGTCCAAATACGCATCTTCGTGCTCTCCCATTGCCTCAAATCAGTGATTGATGACAGGCATCGCACAATGCCTCTTAGGTGATCACCAGAATTATTACCATTTATCACGCACGAATCGATTGAGAAGAAATCAATCTCTGAGTGGTAAATTATCAGAGACAAAAAGCTTTTATGTGCTTGAATGAAAGACAGGCTCTAAAGTGACTGTTCTCAGTTCAGCTAAGGAAAAGCTAGAAGCGGGAACTACAAGGGAACAGAATAGGCctgaaaataagaattattcTGTAGACTGAGTAGGGACAAGTGTTCTTATATTTTAACAGCATTAACGCATTGATCAGggaaaaacaagaaataaaaaccAGTAAAAGACTGCATTAACGTCACCAGAACTGCGTAAGCTTTTAAAGCAAAGCGGAAGAGGTATTTTATAATAGAATGTAAGAATCGAGAAAATGTgggtatctcggaaactgcaagaaatattttttccacaatttttttcctgtcTCCAAGACAACTACGATAAAACTCAGACGGAAGGCAACGTTTCGAACAAAACACCTTTTCCAAAGCTCGATCGTATTTAAGAcacgacgtttcgattttgaaaattcatctcCAACTTAACtttaaatacattaataaaaaaattaaattttctgatatgaaccgtttgattttttcccatttacaACTTACATATTTTCTTACATTTATATCATAATAAGAGTTGAAAAAACTCCTAATGCCTACTTATCTATCGAATTTGCTTACTTTAGAGCTCATACACTGAAAGTGTCACTTTTAGTGCATAAGCTCTAGAGCCTGTTTCGGCTTATCACAAAGTAACTTTCTTGCAAAATCTGAGAAAAACGACTACAAAAAAAGGATAAACTTTTTAGCATAACCTGGTAAAAGCTCCTACTGAAACACTCTGGGCAAATTTTCCGCACGAAGTGAATAGACTGCACGCCTAGGGACAAAAAGACGTTTCTAGAAGTTTAAAGTCTAATTTATGTAGCTAATTACCAAACGCCGGAAATTACTCAGAGATTTAACTTTATTGGAAAACTTTtcatattaacattttaaacaataagtTCGGAAGCTTGAGGTGCAAAATTGGGGCGGATGTGCTTTTATGTGTGTGCTGGGGCTTTACTGAATTGAATTTTACTGCTCGTTTAAAGGAAAACGGAACTACCGTATTATAGCCTCTCTACCCTAATTTACAGCCAGGCATGATTTATTCTCTTGTTCCACAACTGTCTTGAAAGTAATCAAAAGCACACCAATGACATAGTGTTAAATTCGCAGATTGGACTGATTATGTGCACATGCGCGTGTTTTACACACTCATATCAGTATGAAAAGGTGCTTTTTCAAACGCTAcaagaaagtaaaaatattgccattttgCGGAATGAAATATCCGAAGGAGGAACTTATAATGCTCTGGCAATCTTCGCTCAGGTACTTACGCAACTTTTAGCATAAATATTTTGGTGTTATTAACACAATTCGTTTTGGCAATAGTGACTGTAAATTGAGCCTTTTCATTTCTTGGTGCAGCTAAAAAAGCACCATCTTTCGTCGATGAATGGGATGGCCTTTGATAGTATGGATCACTTTTCTTTGATATAACCGTAAAAATGTCAGGGCCAATTCCCGacgttttgaaatttcgtcGGCATTTTGTTACCTATATTTCCCGCCGActggaaaatatatattttatgcaTAAAGGAACCTATTAGTATTCCCGACCGTTCCCATTTTCCCGACTATATCTA is part of the Euwallacea fornicatus isolate EFF26 chromosome 8, ASM4011564v1, whole genome shotgun sequence genome and harbors:
- the LOC136340607 gene encoding venom serine protease-like is translated as MEVSLRISAVFALIGVGIYSTPSDKEPNLVNGGIQYANLTGCDCGWRNSNLQIVGGTETGINEFPAMAALISLESGLLYCGAHIISDRFVLTAAHCVYAKDPKTLGILVGDHNITAGEDTPYSALYYVSDYLIHPSYNTATYVNDIAIIKTDSQIIFSNYVGPVCLPFRYYLADFVAQTGTILGWGQIEFSGPTSDVLLEANLQIISNAQCQSAQTSEVIVAQEICTYADGKDSCQSDSGGPVLWTDITTNRMHLIGIISHGTGCATDFPGINTRVTSFLDWIVSSTGASYCYM